From the Bombus huntii isolate Logan2020A chromosome 4, iyBomHunt1.1, whole genome shotgun sequence genome, the window TTAGCTCAATTTACAAAAACGGGCAGCTAAaattttcaatcatttttaaataaaaaaatactattatttaataatagtaTACTTAATAGATCAtctatattataacgttatccatATCTCTACAATTATAACAGACGTGTATttggtaattttatttactaaatCACAGTGTTACGTTTCTTCACGATCAAAGATTGggtattttaaaaatacctATTAGATCTGCTCTCAGAAACAAACACCCAACTGGTTAACATTATTAATAGTACTTCCACATAAATACCCCCTTATATGTACCAATCAATCAAGCATGAAGCCAATTAGCAGAATTATGCAACGTTATATTAGCGTCAATTTTGCTTAacacaaaatttaataatggatacctaataataatttattatttcacttaATGTCGAGTTaacgaaatataattattgaaGCGCGTCCAAAATATAGTTACTTGTTACGATATTTagtaagtaaaataattatctatatagattctattttttaaatgatgTTCACAacaatatgaatttgcatgaaTCTTCATCGATTacagatttttatttgaacttACGATCTCAAAACGAGTGTAAATAAATCATTCAGTTACAGAATAATTATATActaatagtatataatatatgtaattacgaataaatgaaatagaatttaaaaaatcgagATATATATCTTTCAGGTCACATGATGTTACAGAGAGTTAATAACTGCAAAACGTTGGTTTCCAAGGAAAATCATAGATAAATTTCTCATCCAGATACAATCTTTCTGATTCGTAATATCTGCGAGCCAGCTAAAGTTTCCCTACCTGCTAAAGAAACGATTCCTATTAGAATGCGAACTGAATACGTCGTATCATTATGAAAGAACAGAATTACGCTATCTATTACAACCATCAGAGCATCTAATGTATCTCGCTTTTTTTTCTTGCTTTTCAATGAATTTCCTAACGAGCAAAACGCTTTAATGAGATTTACGTTATCGTAAGAACCCTGACGTATAGGCGAAAAAAGAGATATGAAGTGAGAGGTAGTATCTTAGGAAGGAATTTAACCTTAAATACATCAAATCAATGGTGAAAGGTAGAGGTATATATCGTGATTCCAAGATGTAGGGCGATAAATGGCACTGGCCCAATTCACCACATTCGGAACACTTTCAATGCATGAACCCCATTTGTTTGGGAAACGTTACTAATTTCTTCTACGTGGGAATATCTCTTATGATTAGTCTTCGAAcgtttaaaattgaaaattatatagaaaatacgTGACACAAATTTTTCGCAATATGTTATGTATGATAGAAAAGATTTTGTATGGCATATCACAATTACATTGGTGATGCTTCAAACAAATACGAAAATGTTCATAGAAGTTGCAAGATATTCATCGAAAACATACACTTCACAGAAgtcataaaattatttaaacaatcaataatattcgttatattataaatagactgcgaatgtttatgcaatttcatatttttactaaTATGATTGTAATATatcgtttattcgtttattcgtttatttctcCTGCATATGTTCCccaattattagaaaattaattcacTTTAGGTCACTATTTGttaatattgtaaaaatgCTAAGTTGTTCTTAAGCAGCAATCGACTGTGAAGATTCATCAGAAGTCAATGACCAACGTAATCACGAATGTACTTTCACACTGCTCCAGATATGAAAGAGGAAAATGAGGATAACTGACATAGACCATTAGCGACATATCTTATGTTAAGTAAAAAGATCATTACAAAGTAATTTAATGAAGCCCTTTGAATATCATCAATTTTAACTTATTCTTTGATTCTTTTAACTTATCTTGTGAAATTATTcgtgtataaaattttttaataaactcAAAAGTTGTTTCTTCTAttgaaaatattgttttttcattttcataattacaatatatcactaatattaataacttgtttttgttaattttatgatCTAAACCTTCTAATGTAAGaattattgtattacatcTAATGTTAAAATTgctttattttacaaaaagtTATTTAATTTAGAATAAGTAATTTAGTAACAAAAAATACTggttaaataatacaaatgtACTGTTATTATGTATGAttgtgaaaattttaattataaagtttgtatatcgaaatatattctattatttccaaaaagaaataggaataggaaatatttccaaaaatgttgtacaaaaatggaatattacactcaaaaaaaaaaaaaaccaaaTAGTTGAAACGAATAAATTTATACTCAAGAAAAGATATCATTTCCTATGACAAGTTTTGGAAAAATCTTTAAACGAGAGAAAATATGCAAAGCCAGAATCCGCATTGAGATGGTTCAAATGGAGGACCCTACCCAGTTTCATATCCTGCAATCGATACTGACCGAAATATTGAAGAGTCGGTGCTTTAGACGAAAGACACTTTCAATATactataataaattgtatcgAAAAACATATACGATGTAATAGGgataaaattttttgaatatATTAGACTATTTAACCTTAtccatataatatttaaaactgatatatgtacattgtacataCTTGCATATGTTCGTATCACAATCGcgcatttaaaattttttaagttCCAATACAATTTACTCggcatacatatgtatacttATTATAAACGTGGTCGTATTCCATTTAACGTACTAATTTAACAGAATTTACATTCACTTCAAAAAATTATGTCATACGAGACAACTACTGTCATATtcaaaaagtaaaattatttaaccaATTGAAAGATAGATGttaaagagaagagaaagaaagaaaaaggaaaaaagcgaagaaatgaaaatgaagaGTTTTGTTAGTTGACCATAGAAAAGATAGACCCTGGATGCATTACGCATGCACCTTAACCTTTTGTAAACACCTCTTTACCAGAAACTATATTCGGAAATCatattgtaatttgtaatacACTCGTGTTTACTCACACAAATAAAATTCCGTGTGGCCCTATGCCTGGCCTGTTGTATAGCTGTCTCAAAAACActggaaaaaataaattgtccTTTTTCATACCAAAAACTTGTCACAAATATCATCGGATCTTGGCCaaaatagatatttttctttgcttGGTGTCGAACGAGTAGATACCATACGAAGATTACAAACGACGCATATTGAAAGCTAAGAGACTACTATTCattgtttatatataaaaaaaatcatCATATCTTAACCAAATTCGACCATCGTCTCCAAGTCTTCCTGAGTCACGTTTTCATAAAACGCAACACTGAATCTATAAATTCATCGATTATCACATTTAAAACTAATCAATTGTTTAAAGATAAGTAATTAGAAAAAAACAAgcttttttacatttatatataagtACTACCGAATAGGTAGAATTACTcttatttctaaaaaatttgaTTGATCTTCTACTTGAATTTTTTTACGAAGATAACATTAGGTTCTAAAAGATGAAATTTGAGATGTTACTGAGAATAACGAACTCACCTCTTTTCGTAGAGTCGAATCTCTCAGGTAGATTGCGTGAAATCGTGGTATGCATCACAAAACTTAACACTGACACCTACGAATAACAACGTGCCGATCGCGTGACGCGAGGATACGACTTGTATCCTCGATATACGGTACGTAACAGAACTACTACACCACCTGTCACTCAGCATAGCATATTCGATAGTACGAAACATGCGTCGTGATGTCATACACACCCCACCAAACGGCAAACACCAATGAGCATATAACAGACAGAATTTCGCATGATATCATACTCTCTTCAGCGCCCTCTGCTGTAAATTACCGGGAACATtgatttagaaaatttattcgaacttacataataaaaaattgctcaaatcttaaatatatatgtaagaTTATTTATGTAGCACAAGAATTACAATGATTACATACATAcaatatatgtaaatgtattATACTAAAATAGATATTACACATTTTTTTAGAGCTGTTCGGTACTTGAATGATTATTTCATatcttatataataaaatagaaaatttgtattattttctattatatagaaagtattagaacttgttattaatttgtactttaagTAAGTTATAGACAAAGGAAAATTGTATCAATGGGAAACTTAAtaatcaataataataataatacttaataataataataataataataataataaaacaatttagTTCTTGATCTTTGtttaattattgttttattaattattaattgatgTGCACTTACTATCTGCTTGTATTTACATACTATACAAGAAAGTAATGACATTCTCAcatcattttattttctattgacatataataattattttcataatattacaTATTGATACATAAGCAtaacaaaatgtaaattttgttacaaatataagtcaattacattttacatttatacatTATTCACATTTAAGAAAACTTATGTACCTGTATCTATAAGACGttttgtgtaaataaaaaCTTTAAATACTTTCAAGTTTTGGGTTTGATACATTATCATCTGAGTTTGTATCCTTGATTTGGTGTTTACGAGTTTCCATATACATAAGTTTCCTaaattctcttctttctcttcttgaTTGCATTTCATCGTATGTACAATAAAGTGCACCAGTAATTCCTATTACACCGTAAGTAATTACTCCTATTCGTGTAGACATTCTTGGATTACTAGTAAACAAAAATGCTATTAAACCACCAACCATGCCACCAGAAATCGCAGATATCATAACATTTCTTTGACAATGTGTTTTAATTATTGGTTCACCAAAGATGGTAAAGGgcatctttttttcttttccttcttcatAATGATATGCAGCTCTTTCATTTTCCATGATGATATATGCTTTAAACGCTTATACGTCTTATTCAAATTCAATAAGAAATGTACATTTCATAAAACACGAATTATCATGTAATATGACATTACCCTGAACGTGTTCTAATCCTACTATGTTTTGAAGTAAGGCATACCTATTGACCTCACTTTTCCTTAGAGTAAATACATCTTTCAGACAAAATCCATTCAAAAACTTAagatatatgaaataaaactAACTTCTGAAAGGCCGAATTGTTATGTTAGatctataaattaaaatatatacataaataacgttatagctCATAATTATATCAACCGGTTTCGACACTCACTAGGGAAAACCGCTCAAAGATTGAGTCGTGTCTAATCGTGAAAAATCACCATGGAAGACAACAAAGTTCGCGATCTTGTAAGACAGACAGAGATACATAAAAtgtcttcttcttttcttccatgATGATTTTCAGAACTAGTCTCAGCTCACTTTCCGGATGGTTTTCCCTAGACTGACGGCTTAttaggaaattttatttatcaaattacCAAATCCTTATAGATACAAAAagtgtatgtattaaaaacttgttttatttatttaataatttattctataaaagatatacgtcaaaattttcagaaaacaaattttcatgaaaatacgaatataataaaaattttaggATTAAATcattagaaaatgtttttaagTAAAGTAAAGCTAATgaatttagaatatttcttaaaacatAATTAATGATATAATAGCGAATGAAAGatcatatttttgtattttataataaatatataatgcaaTGCAATATAGGTATAGTATAATACAATAGAAATATAGAGACATTTTGTGCGCAGAACAGTTGGCATTTCTATCTGAGGGCATATTGGATCTTTTTCACGCGGTGCGGATATCGTTAAGGTATAAGGTCGAGTTACAGTTTAATTTTTAGTTAAAAACGAAGTTAAAATGAATTAGATAACGTTAAATGATACTTTGCATGTTATTCACAACATAACGATGTGTCAGACGAAGTAATATTTTTCCTCGGATCGTATATATAAGATGTGATAAAATTGGATTTTATTGGATACAATGTACTTATTTGACAGCATATCGTAGTTTGTAGCATTTaactttaaaattatatttttgtctaCATcatgtttcaaataaaatttatattctataattaaaattatcattaaataaaataactatgTAAGACTTATAAAGTATCAGTGTATAAACAAGAAGAAATCTTAAcctcaaaatatttttcagatgTTCACAGCAAAcgctaaaataataaaaagtggCGGGGCCGAACCTGATGCGTTCGAAGCCAGCATTTCCCAAGCTCTGCTGGAACTGGAAATGAATAGTGATTTAAAATCGCAATTAAGAGAACTTTATATCACTAAAGCACGTGAAATAGaaactaataataaaaaggtaaAAATGACATgttattttgcacaattactTTTCAATTGCTGCATCTATATAACTTAATTTTGATTTAGTATCTATTTAGCAGCTAATactgataatattaattaattaattataaatctaAACTGATTATATTCAAAAACTATATAATaagcaatatttataattcattacTTTTTTTCATTACAAATAACAGAACAGCCTATTAGATACGTATAATgcttgaaattaaaattttgattttaaatgtatgataatatatataaagtaaATTAATACTTGTTCTAGtgcattattatatatgtacctATGCCAAAGTTGAAGGCATTTCAAAAAATCCAAACGAGACTTGTACGTGAActagaaaagaaattttctggAAAGCATGTGATGTTTGTTGGAGAACGTAAAATTTTGCCCAAACCAACAAGAAAAACACGTACTAAGAATAAGCAAAAGAGACCTAGAAggtatgttatattattactaaaaatattaatagagTATactgtatacagggtggttggtaactggtggtacaagcggaaagggggtgattctacacgaaaaaagaagtcgagaatatagaataaaaatttttcgtttgaggctttgttttcgctcggtacgcgtgcactttatcacgtctcgttataacggatctcactgtagatcgttgtctcgatggaaaaatttaaaaaaaaatttttattctatattttcgactttttttttcgcgtagaatcaccccctttccgcttgtaccaccagttaccaaccatcctgtatatatTACTGTATAAACAAATAAgtaaatgtattttccagCCGTACCTTAACTGCAGTGTATGATGCATTATTAGAGGATTTAGTGTACCCTGTAGAGATTGTTGGAAAACGCATCAGAATTAAACTTGATGGAACACAACTTATTAAAGTTCATTTAGATAAAAATGAGCAAACAAACATTGAACACAAGGTAAATACATCTTTAATGATAAATGTTCCTGTAATGTAccgtattttatatttcatttttatttgtgcaagtgacaaatataaattactcATATTTGTATTCTCTAATGGCAATTAATATAAGGTATTTAATGCAACATTTTCATTTACTAGGTTGATACTTTTGCTGCTGTCTATAAGAAACTAACAGGCCGGGATGTAACATTTGAATTCCCAGAAACTTATGTATGATTtgtttaaagaataaaaatatttgaaatacttTTCTTCGCAGATTGTTATTTTCCCATTTTGAGTTCATGAAATTTGTGATATTCATCATCAAAATTTAACATATTTGTTATGTAACATATTGTgttataatttcaattgtGAAACAAAAGTTGAATagtatattgtatatctatTTTCTTCAGATTAGTACAAAATACGAAAAGTTTAAAAAccacaaaattataaatatataaacttagtcatttatattttacatagaTACATCTAAGTGTGCGTATATATTATACTCATAATGTTTCACGCATGCGCATAAAATGTTGGAGTACCTAAGTACGAGCAGTTAATGTGCAGTGTTTTAAGTTCGAGCGTCGTTTTCGTGACATAGGTTGATaggataatataaaacattgtTCAATGCGGTTTTGATTGTATAAATAAGAGATctatttataagaaaatattcaacGTATATAACtctgtaattttataattgttcAAGTTTAAATCTAGAACTTAACCTACATAtcttttagaaaatatta encodes:
- the LOC126864854 gene encoding 40S ribosomal protein S7, which produces MFTANAKIIKSGGAEPDAFEASISQALLELEMNSDLKSQLRELYITKAREIETNNKKCIIIYVPMPKLKAFQKIQTRLVRELEKKFSGKHVMFVGERKILPKPTRKTRTKNKQKRPRSRTLTAVYDALLEDLVYPVEIVGKRIRIKLDGTQLIKVHLDKNEQTNIEHKVDTFAAVYKKLTGRDVTFEFPETYV